In the Argiope bruennichi chromosome 8, qqArgBrue1.1, whole genome shotgun sequence genome, ATCGTCGTAAAGCTATAGAAAGAAGAGCAGCACTTTCTGGTGCCGTTAATAAAAATCCTAGTAATAGTCTGTCAATAGCTTCTACTGCAAACAATACTAATGGAAACAGACAAATAATTACCTCAAATAATTCCAGCTCTATACCAAAGTCTGTTAGCCctgtttttccaaataaatatccTAATAATGCACTTAATCAAAACAAAACATCTAATTTAATACCTGTTGCAAGTAATTCTAAAAACGAAAAACAAGTTGCCAAAATTTTTCAGTCTCATGATTATGTAAAAGGCAATTGTGTGTTACTAAATCGTAAACGATTTTATGTAGATATGGGCTATAACAAAGAagtgatagaaatttttaaagcaatccCAAACAGACTATATGATATGCAGACTAAAAAGTGGAATTTTCTTATTGAAGATCATGAAAAATTGATGGCTCTTCTGAAACCTTTACAGCCAAACGTTTTAATTGTTCCTTTACCTCGATTCATACTGAAGATATTTTCCCAAGTTCCAGAAACTAGAACTATCAAAGATTATGATTTATCTACATTGGATCCTGTTATGTTGCACTCTTTATTGCCTTTTCAAAAGGATGGAGTTAAATTTGGAATCCAAAATGAAGGAAGAGTCTTAATTGCAGATGATATGGGTTTAGGGAAAACTATACAAGCTATTGCAATTGCTAATTACTATTCTAATGATTGGCCATTATTAGTTGTAACCCCATCTTCTGTGAGATATTCTTGGGAACAATCATTTCACACATGGTTGCCTTCATTAGATAAAGCTGAAATAAGTGTAATTAATTCTGGCAAAGATCATATTCCTAATAACAAAGTTATATTGATGAGTTATGACTTACTGACTAAAATGAAAGATGTTATTgtaaaacgaaaatttaaatcTGTCATCTTCGATGAGAGTCATTCTCTTAAAAACCCAAAATCTGCTCGAACTAAAGCTGCCCaagaagttattaagaatgttaaaagaattattatgttAAGTGGTACCCCAGCTTTATCTCGACCTATTGAATTGTACACACAACTTTCTGCTTTACGGCCCCGAGAATTTTTCTCGTATATGGAATATGGTATGCGTTACTGTAATGGAAAACAGACTCCATGGGGCTGGGATTTTAATGGTTCTTCCAATATGGGAGAATTACAAATTTTGCTTGAAGAGACGGTCATGATTCGAAGATTAAAATCGGATGTTTTGCAGCAACTTCCTTCCAAATTTCGACAAATGATTCTCCTTGATCCTTCGCGAATATCCACAAAAAGCAAAGTTTTGATGGCCATGTCCAGGAAATTGCAGCAAGAAAGTTTAAAGGGCATGGAAAGAAGAGGAGTATTATTGGAGTATTTCCATGAAACTGGTGAAGTCAAATTAAAAGCTGTCTGTGAATATATTCTTGATCTTTtagaaagtgataaaaaatttatttgctttgctCACCATCAAAATGTCATTAATGGAATATGTAAAGTAATAGAAGAAAAGAGAATCGACTACATTCGAATCGATGGTTCAGTGTCATCTGAACAACGTTTGAAATTGTGTGAAAAATTTCAGCTTAATGATTCTTGTAAAGTAGCTGTTCTGAGTATAACTTCTGCTAATTGTGGTATAACTCTGACTGCTGCGAATTTAGTTGTTTTTGCTGAATTATTTTGGAATCCTGGAATTTTGACACAAGCTGAAGATCGAGCTCATCGGATTGGTCAACAGGACAATGTTGTTGTTCAGTATCTAGTAGCAAAGGGAACTGCTGACGATGAAATTTGGCCTTTGGTACAAAGGAAGTTGGATGTTCTAAATAAGGCAGGTCTAAGTAAGGACAATTTTAAATCGGCAGATACTGTTTTGAGAGAACAAATAGATCAGCCTAAATTAGAAGACTTCTGGAATGAGCTTGATAAATCTCTTGAGGGAGAATGGAAATTAAATTGTGACATTCCTGAAAAACGCATGAAATTAGTGccataaaaatacaaatgatgtTATTGCtaatttaaatgtgtaaaatgtttttgcgtttttacttgaaataaatgcTTCATTCCTTTGGATTTCAATTATATGTGCAACTCATGCAAAACATTTTCCTATGCTTGAAAATTAAA is a window encoding:
- the LOC129981882 gene encoding SWI/SNF-related matrix-associated actin-dependent regulator of chromatin subfamily A-like protein 1, yielding MSTLTEEQRKRIEENRRKAIERRAALSGAVNKNPSNSLSIASTANNTNGNRQIITSNNSSSIPKSVSPVFPNKYPNNALNQNKTSNLIPVASNSKNEKQVAKIFQSHDYVKGNCVLLNRKRFYVDMGYNKEVIEIFKAIPNRLYDMQTKKWNFLIEDHEKLMALLKPLQPNVLIVPLPRFILKIFSQVPETRTIKDYDLSTLDPVMLHSLLPFQKDGVKFGIQNEGRVLIADDMGLGKTIQAIAIANYYSNDWPLLVVTPSSVRYSWEQSFHTWLPSLDKAEISVINSGKDHIPNNKVILMSYDLLTKMKDVIVKRKFKSVIFDESHSLKNPKSARTKAAQEVIKNVKRIIMLSGTPALSRPIELYTQLSALRPREFFSYMEYGMRYCNGKQTPWGWDFNGSSNMGELQILLEETVMIRRLKSDVLQQLPSKFRQMILLDPSRISTKSKVLMAMSRKLQQESLKGMERRGVLLEYFHETGEVKLKAVCEYILDLLESDKKFICFAHHQNVINGICKVIEEKRIDYIRIDGSVSSEQRLKLCEKFQLNDSCKVAVLSITSANCGITLTAANLVVFAELFWNPGILTQAEDRAHRIGQQDNVVVQYLVAKGTADDEIWPLVQRKLDVLNKAGLSKDNFKSADTVLREQIDQPKLEDFWNELDKSLEGEWKLNCDIPEKRMKLVP